One Campylobacter pinnipediorum subsp. caledonicus genomic window carries:
- a CDS encoding ABC transporter ATP-binding protein: protein MNALELKSVCKHFGDVKALDDISFDVKRGEWLSVMGPSGSGKSTLVNILSLMDTPTSGFYILGGDDASKLSPDDTLKFRREKIGLIFQQFHLIPYLNAIENVMIAQHYHSSVDKDDAIKALEMVGLGHRLDHLPSQLSGGEQQRLCIARSLINDPEILIADEPTGNLDEANEKVILDLFCELKKQGKTILLVTHNPDLGEYGDKIVYLKHGKLEKIRIIEREK from the coding sequence ATGAATGCTTTAGAACTCAAAAGTGTGTGTAAACATTTTGGTGATGTTAAAGCTCTTGATGATATAAGTTTTGATGTTAAGCGAGGTGAATGGCTTAGTGTTATGGGGCCTAGTGGTTCGGGTAAATCAACCTTGGTTAATATATTGTCTTTGATGGATACACCAACGAGTGGTTTTTATATTTTAGGTGGCGATGATGCTAGCAAGCTAAGCCCTGATGATACCTTGAAATTTAGGCGTGAAAAAATAGGTCTTATCTTTCAACAATTTCATCTTATACCTTATTTGAATGCTATTGAAAATGTGATGATAGCACAGCATTATCATAGTAGTGTTGATAAAGATGATGCAATAAAAGCTTTAGAAATGGTTGGTCTTGGGCATAGACTCGATCATTTACCTAGTCAGTTAAGTGGTGGCGAACAACAACGTTTGTGTATAGCACGCTCTTTGATAAATGACCCAGAGATACTTATAGCAGATGAGCCAACTGGTAATCTTGATGAGGCAAATGAAAAGGTTATACTAGATCTTTTTTGTGAGTTAAAAAAACAAGGAAAAACTATTTTATTAGTAACCCATAATCCTGATTTAGGCGAATATGGCGACAAGATTGTTTATTTGAAACATGGAAAATTAGAAAAAATACGCATCATCGAAAGGGAAAAATGA
- a CDS encoding TlpA family protein disulfide reductase produces the protein MKKYLKILALFVIFFFIGCADEFSKNHIMLNDSNVLKTQYFPKDRRLKIGDKPYFLFFFSSSCGVCKKQIPILNELNSKLNSKIQFIGVLGGSMGFDKDIQLLKEHNINFKTTSDKISVDYFSRAVGGIMGVPASFIFDKNGNMVEKFIGLIPEKILKDKINLYAN, from the coding sequence ATGAAAAAATATCTAAAAATTTTAGCACTTTTTGTCATTTTTTTCTTTATAGGTTGTGCCGATGAGTTTAGTAAAAATCATATAATGTTAAATGATTCAAATGTCTTAAAAACTCAATATTTTCCTAAAGATAGGCGTTTAAAGATAGGTGATAAGCCATATTTTTTGTTCTTTTTTAGTTCTAGTTGCGGTGTTTGTAAAAAACAAATTCCTATATTAAACGAGTTAAATTCTAAATTAAATAGCAAGATACAGTTTATTGGAGTTTTGGGTGGAAGTATGGGTTTTGATAAAGATATACAACTTTTAAAAGAACACAATATAAATTTTAAAACAACTAGTGATAAGATTTCTGTTGATTATTTTAGTAGGGCTGTAGGCGGGATTATGGGTGTTCCTGCTAGTTTTATATTTGACAAAAATGGCAATATGGTTGAGAAATTTATAGGTTTAATACCAGAAAAAATACTCAAAGACAAAATAAATCTTTATGCAAATTAA
- a CDS encoding TorD/DmsD family molecular chaperone, whose amino-acid sequence MDKNIDILRARAYYYEVFATPFFFYENEEKFLILKEQLAYLQQNPLSDSDVENFKILNNFDFKAFKQEQNDVLFDLSYVNIPLSASFYEEGRDDGAARLRVIEIFKKSTYYRDFSKCKDSEDFVGFIFLAMKTFISDEITNDINLSLSTELFSSVINGFIDEFCDKLYSHEKSVFFKALAQILNTFITLERSILSIEAPYFKPDQQSVADKALNKVPFKTKMPTPKSKIHWEEFTAL is encoded by the coding sequence ATGGATAAAAATATTGATATTTTAAGGGCTAGGGCATATTATTATGAAGTTTTTGCGACCCCATTTTTTTTCTATGAAAATGAAGAAAAATTCCTGATTTTAAAGGAGCAACTCGCATATCTTCAACAAAATCCTTTATCTGATTCAGATGTTGAAAATTTTAAAATTTTGAATAATTTTGATTTTAAGGCTTTTAAACAAGAGCAAAATGATGTTTTGTTTGACCTTAGTTATGTAAATATACCATTAAGTGCTAGTTTTTACGAAGAGGGTAGAGATGATGGGGCTGCTAGGCTTAGGGTTATTGAAATTTTTAAAAAAAGCACTTATTATAGAGACTTTTCAAAATGCAAAGATAGTGAAGATTTTGTAGGATTTATATTTCTTGCAATGAAAACTTTTATAAGTGATGAGATAACAAATGATATAAATTTAAGTTTAAGCACCGAGTTGTTTTCTAGTGTTATAAATGGCTTTATAGATGAGTTTTGTGATAAACTTTACTCTCACGAAAAATCAGTATTTTTTAAAGCATTGGCTCAAATTTTAAATACTTTTATCACCCTTGAAAGATCCATTCTTAGCATAGAAGCACCATACTTTAAGCCAGATCAACAAAGTGTGGCTGACAAGGCTTTAAATAAAGTTCCATTTAAAACAAAAATGCCTACGCCAAAATCAAAAATTCACTGGGAAGAATTTACGGCTTTATGA